A single genomic interval of Myxocyprinus asiaticus isolate MX2 ecotype Aquarium Trade chromosome 19, UBuf_Myxa_2, whole genome shotgun sequence harbors:
- the LOC127409890 gene encoding exocyst complex component 8-like — MADTGNRLRKLLESPNFDPQFYVKQLSQQSDGDRDLQEHRQKIQTLADETAQNLKKNVYKNYRQFIETAKEISYLESEMYQLSHILTEQKSIMESITQSLLSTDKDETAKEMLAAFPKETEEVKQRTLTTLLEKVEGCKSIMETPGKYLVYNGDLLEYDADNMSQIQKVHAFLMNDCLLIATWLANRRGSVKYKYNALYDLESFAVVNVKDNPPMKDMFKILMFPESRIFKAENSKIKKEWLEILEETKKNKVSKDMHKKEEEVPMSPVSQEVSTNPFEEDEPLDSDELVDLSPEWIQELPEDLDVCNAQRDFESAVDLLDKLNEYLKEQPVSLRVKELRGKVDERVRQLTEVLVFELSPDRSLRGGPKATRRAVSQLIRLGQSTKACDLFLKNRAAAVQTAIRQLRIEGATLLYIQKLCNIFFTSLLETAREFETDFAGNTGCYSAFVVWSRSVMKLFVDAFRKQVFDSKECLSTAAECVKFASEHCKQLSEIGLDLTFILQLLLVKDIRAALQSQKDIIIEATKHRNSEEMWHRMNLMTPEALAKLKDEMRSCGIGSFAQYTGEDCWVNLSYTVVAFTKQMMAFLEEGLKLYFPELHMVFLESLREIILVAIQLVDYSLRCEQETEKKAFILQNASFLHETVLPVVERRFEEGVGKPAKQLQDLRKSSRDVMVNPDSTTSFV, encoded by the coding sequence ATGGCAGACACGGGGAATCGTTTGCGTAAATTGCTGGAATCCCCTAATTTTGACCCTCAATTTTACGTAAAGCAGCTCTCGCAGCAGTCTGATGGTGACCGAGATTTACAAGAGCACCGTCAGAAAATACAAACACTAGCGGACGAAACAGCGCAAAATCTTAAGAAAAATGTCTACAAAAACTACAGACAGTTTATAGAGACGGCTAAAGAGATTTCATACCTGGAAAGTGAGATGTATCAGCTTAGCCACATTCTCACTGAGCAGAAGAGTATAATGGAGAGCATTACACAGTCTCTCCTATCCACAGATAAGGATGAAACAGCCAAAGAAATGCTGGCAGCCTTCCCTAAAGAAACAGAAGAGGTGAAACAAAGAACCCTAACCACACTTCTGGAAAAAGTGGAGGGATGCAAGAGCATTATGGAAACCCCAGGCAAATATCTTGTCTATAATGGCGATCTGTTGGAGTATGATGCAGACAACATGTCACAGATTCAAAAAGTCCATGCGTTTCTGATGAACGATTGCCTGCTCATCGCAACATGGCTGGCAAACAGACGTGGATCTGTTAAATACAAGTACAATGCCTTGTATGATCTGGAAAGCTTTGCTGTTGTTAATGTAAAAGACAACCCTCCGATGAAAGACATGTTCAAAATCCTCATGTTCCCAGAGAGCCGCATCTTTAAAGCCGAGAACAGCAAGATCAAGAAGGAGTGGCTGGAGATCCtggaagaaacaaagaaaaacaaagtgtCAAAAGACATGCACAAAAAGGAAGAGGAGGTGCCGATGTCCCCGGTCAGCCAGGAAGTCTCCACAAATCCGTTCGAAGAGGACGAGCCTCTGGATTCAGATGAGCTAGTGGATTTGAGCCCCGAATGGATCCAGGAGCTGCCTGAGGACCTGGACGTGTGCAATGCTCAGAGAGACTTTGAGAGTGCTGTTGATCTCCTGGATAAGCTGAACGAATATCTAAAGGAGCAGCCGGTAAGTCTGCGGGTAAAGGAGCTGAGAGGCAAGGTGGATGAACGTGTTCGACAGTTGACAGAGGTGTTAGTGTTTGAACTCTCTCCTGATCGCTCTCTCCGCGGTGGACCCAAAGCCACGCGCCGAGCTGTCTCCCAACTCATTCGCCTGGGCCAGTCCACCAAGGCCTGTGATCTCTTTTTAAAAAACAGAGCGGCGGCGGTTCAAACTGCCATCCGGCAACTTCGTATTGAGGGTGCCACACTACTTTACATCCAAAAACTCTGCAACATCTTCTTCACCAGCTTACTTGAGACTGCCAGGGAGTTTGAGACAGATTTTGCAGGCAACACTGGCTGTTACTCAGCGTTTGTGGTCTGGTCTCGTTCTGTGATGAAACTGTTTGTTGACGCCTTCAGGAAGCAGGTGTTCGACAGCAAAGAGTGCTTGTCGACGGCAGCAGAATGCGTTAAGTTTGCCAGTGAGCATTGCAAGCAGTTGAGCGAGATCGGCCTGGATCTTACCTTCATTTTACAGTTGCTACTGGTGAAAGACATCAGAGCAGCTCTCCAAAGCCAGAAAGACATCATCATAGAGGCCACCAAGCACCGTAACTCTGAGGAGATGTGGCATAGAATGAACCTGATGACTCCAGAGGCTTTGGCAAAACTCAAGGATGAAATGCGAAGCTGCGGGATCGGCAGCTTCGCCCAGTACACAGGAGAAGACTGCTGGGTCAACCTGAGCTACACCGTTGTGGCCTTCACCAAGCAGATGATGGCATTCCTGGAGGAGGGGTTGAAGCTGTACTTTCCCGAGCTGCACATGGTGTTTCTGGAGAGCCTGAGGGAGATCATACTGGTAGCCATACAGCTTGTGGACTACAGCCTGCGCTGTGAGCAGGAGACTGAGAAAAAGGCCTTCATTCTCCAGAATGCATCGTTCTTGCATGAAACGGTGCTGCCTGTTGTGGAGAGGAGGTTTGAGGAAGGAGTGGGCAAACCAGCCAAACAGCTGCAAGATCTAAGAAAAAGCTCTAGGGACGTCATGGTCAACCCCGACAGCACCACGTCTTTTGTTTAA